A region of Pleionea litopenaei DNA encodes the following proteins:
- a CDS encoding GFA family protein, translating to MKGSCLCQTVTYEIKPPFKIFQYCHCSRCRKFTGSAFAPNLFVPPAQFNWITGEEYVGRYEVSDAKYFATQFCRQCGSSLPWLVQGGSNVIVPVGTLDESPNIEPQGNIFWNSHASWFKDVCELDKHDAFPTKKTK from the coding sequence ATGAAAGGCTCATGTTTATGTCAGACAGTGACCTATGAGATCAAACCACCGTTTAAAATATTTCAATACTGTCATTGCAGTCGCTGTCGTAAATTTACTGGGAGCGCATTCGCGCCCAACTTGTTCGTTCCTCCTGCACAATTTAACTGGATAACTGGCGAAGAATACGTTGGTCGTTATGAAGTTTCTGATGCAAAGTATTTCGCTACTCAGTTTTGTCGGCAATGCGGCTCTTCGTTACCCTGGTTAGTACAAGGTGGCAGCAATGTGATCGTGCCCGTTGGTACATTAGACGAGTCACCAAATATTGAACCGCAAGGAAATATCTTTTGGAACTCGCACGCGAGTTGGTTTAAAGATGTGTGCGAACTTGATAAGCACGACGCTTTCCCGACGAAAAAGACGAAGTAA
- the tatC gene encoding twin-arginine translocase subunit TatC codes for MTEPQSNAAKDESQNSAAEMPLLGHLVELRSRLLKAVITIVVLFLGLVYFANDLYLIVAKPLIAHLPEGSEMVSTSVIAPFFTPFKLSLVLAFFLAIPVVLHQLWAFISPALYQNEKRLAIPLLFSSVVLFYSGMVFCYFIVFPLMFQFFPSVIPEGIRYIPDMTDSLNIMLKLFFAFGVAFEVPIVTMLLVWSGTTTVANLKEKRPYIIVGAFVIGMLLTPPDMISQTLLAVPMWMLFELGLFLATWIKPSPAEKPSDET; via the coding sequence ATGACTGAACCACAATCGAATGCAGCAAAAGATGAGTCCCAAAATAGCGCTGCGGAAATGCCACTACTGGGTCATTTAGTAGAATTAAGATCACGTCTGTTAAAAGCAGTTATCACCATTGTTGTTCTCTTTTTAGGGCTGGTTTATTTCGCCAATGATCTTTACCTTATTGTGGCAAAACCTTTAATCGCCCATCTTCCAGAAGGCAGTGAAATGGTGTCTACCAGTGTCATTGCTCCTTTTTTCACCCCTTTTAAATTATCATTGGTACTGGCTTTCTTTTTAGCCATACCGGTTGTTCTGCATCAGCTATGGGCATTTATTTCTCCAGCGCTGTATCAAAACGAAAAACGTTTAGCGATTCCGTTATTATTCAGTAGCGTTGTGCTCTTTTACAGCGGCATGGTGTTTTGTTATTTTATTGTCTTCCCATTGATGTTTCAGTTTTTCCCATCGGTGATTCCCGAAGGCATTCGTTACATACCCGATATGACCGACAGCTTAAACATCATGTTAAAACTGTTTTTTGCATTCGGCGTTGCCTTTGAAGTGCCCATCGTCACTATGTTGCTTGTGTGGAGCGGAACGACCACTGTTGCGAATTTGAAAGAAAAGCGACCTTACATTATTGTCGGCGCTTTCGTCATCGGCATGCTCCTGACGCCGCCCGATATGATTTCACAAACCTTACTTGCCGTTCCTATGTGGATGCTGTTTGAGTTAGGGTTATTTCTAGCGACCTGGATAAAACCTTCACCCGCTGAAAAGCCTAGTGATGAAACGTAA
- the tatA gene encoding Sec-independent protein translocase subunit TatA, which translates to MISMWQILIILLIVILLFGTKKLRNVGGDLGAAVKGFKKGMNDEEQNDAQKNLPKEEDVIEGEVTEKQKDQEHR; encoded by the coding sequence ATGATAAGTATGTGGCAGATATTGATCATCTTATTGATCGTCATATTACTCTTCGGTACTAAAAAACTCCGTAACGTTGGCGGTGATTTAGGCGCTGCAGTAAAAGGGTTTAAAAAAGGTATGAACGATGAAGAGCAAAATGACGCGCAAAAGAACTTGCCAAAAGAAGAAGACGTCATTGAAGGTGAAGTAACCGAAAAGCAAAAAGACCAAGAACATCGATAA
- the hslU gene encoding ATP-dependent protease ATPase subunit HslU: MSHMTPREIVHELDKHIIGQDAAKRAVAIALRNRWRRMQVDDQLRNEITPKNILMIGPTGVGKTEIARRLAKLANAPFIKIEATKFTEVGYVGRDVDSIVRDLVDAAFKMLREQEVERVKPRAEDAAEERILDALLPPPRSMGFDTSDSQPEQESASRQLFRKKLREGELDDKEIEVDIAAPQVGVEIMAPPGMEEMTSQLQNMFQNMSPGKTKRRKLKVKDAFKLIREEEAERLINLDDLKNNAVDAVEQNGIVFIDEIDKVAKRQEASGGDVSREGVQRDLLPLVEGCTVSTKYGMIKTDHILFIASGAFHLAKPSDLIPELQGRLPTRVELKALSTNDFIRILTEPDASLTKQYKALMATENRQIEFADSGIQRIAEIAWQVNERTENIGARRLQTVMEKLLEDISFSASEVDEAVTIDAAYVNQQLTDLVEDEDLSRFIL, from the coding sequence ATGTCACACATGACTCCACGAGAGATTGTTCACGAATTAGATAAACACATTATCGGCCAAGATGCCGCTAAGCGCGCAGTGGCTATTGCCCTACGTAACCGCTGGCGTCGAATGCAAGTTGATGACCAATTGCGCAATGAAATTACTCCCAAGAACATTCTTATGATTGGCCCTACCGGGGTCGGGAAAACAGAAATTGCTCGGCGCTTAGCGAAATTAGCCAATGCACCCTTTATAAAAATCGAGGCCACTAAATTTACCGAAGTTGGCTATGTAGGACGCGATGTCGACTCCATTGTCCGTGATTTAGTCGATGCGGCGTTTAAAATGCTGCGAGAGCAAGAAGTTGAACGAGTAAAACCCAGGGCCGAAGATGCCGCAGAAGAGCGCATTCTTGACGCCTTATTACCGCCACCTCGGAGTATGGGCTTCGATACCAGCGATTCACAACCAGAGCAAGAGAGCGCCAGCCGACAACTGTTTCGTAAAAAGTTACGTGAGGGTGAACTCGACGATAAAGAAATCGAAGTCGATATTGCTGCGCCACAAGTTGGTGTCGAAATTATGGCACCACCTGGCATGGAAGAAATGACCAGTCAGCTACAAAACATGTTTCAGAACATGTCTCCAGGTAAAACTAAACGTCGGAAGTTGAAAGTTAAAGACGCGTTTAAGCTCATTCGCGAAGAAGAAGCGGAGCGGCTGATCAATTTAGACGACTTAAAAAACAATGCCGTTGACGCCGTTGAGCAAAACGGAATAGTGTTTATTGATGAAATTGATAAGGTGGCAAAACGCCAAGAAGCGTCCGGTGGTGATGTCTCTCGCGAAGGTGTACAAAGAGACCTATTACCGCTCGTCGAGGGTTGCACGGTCAGCACCAAGTACGGAATGATAAAAACAGACCACATTTTATTCATTGCCTCAGGGGCATTTCATTTGGCCAAACCGTCAGATTTGATTCCCGAATTACAAGGTCGATTGCCTACCCGCGTGGAGTTGAAGGCGCTATCAACCAATGATTTCATTCGTATTCTGACCGAGCCCGACGCCTCGCTCACAAAGCAATACAAAGCTCTAATGGCCACCGAAAATCGTCAGATCGAGTTTGCCGACAGTGGCATTCAGCGAATTGCAGAGATAGCTTGGCAAGTCAACGAGCGTACCGAGAATATTGGCGCTCGCCGCTTACAAACGGTGATGGAAAAACTGCTCGAAGACATTAGTTTCAGCGCCTCTGAGGTAGATGAGGCAGTGACCATCGATGCAGCTTATGTCAATCAACAACTGACTGACCTAGTTGAAGATGAAGATTTAAGCCGCTTTATCCTCTAA
- the ubiB gene encoding ubiquinone biosynthesis regulatory protein kinase UbiB, which produces MTFKNLRRAMTINRVLIKYRLDEYFSDTPLKPFIPLLRLVALTRRCNSQIPQGQRVREALTELGPIFVKFGQMLSTRRDLLPPDLADELMLLQDKVPPFPEQQAKARIEQQLGQPVSDVFNDFSATPLASASMAQVHAATLPNGKAVVVKVIRPGIRAQLKRDLALLRQLASWVERYFSEAKRFKPKHVVSDYEATIYNELDLRTEAANTSQLKRNFENSELLYIPEVYWDLTREKVMVQERIYGIPISDVNALKAANTDMQELAHRGVEIFFTQVFRDSFFHADMHPGNIFVDVRDPQKPVYIGIDCGIMGTLGANDKRYLAENFVAFFDRDYRRIAELHIQSGWIPAETPVEAFESAIRTACEPIFGKPLSEISFGHFLIQLFQVARRFNMEVQPQLVLLQKTLLYIEGLGRQLYPDLDLWATAKPFLKDWVKQQYGVKAIVRRLRNKWPTWIEEFPEMPEKLAQFLEQQSQTSEQLAQFQPLIQVQQARQKKNSQKLNCALIGTSLAILATGFVSTSQPAFAITSGAISAVFFILSLSR; this is translated from the coding sequence ATGACGTTTAAAAATCTGCGCCGAGCAATGACGATTAACCGAGTGTTGATCAAATATCGACTCGATGAGTATTTTAGCGATACTCCATTAAAACCCTTTATTCCATTGCTTCGACTCGTTGCATTGACGCGACGTTGTAACTCGCAAATTCCTCAAGGTCAACGTGTTAGAGAAGCACTCACGGAGCTCGGTCCTATCTTCGTTAAGTTTGGCCAAATGTTATCAACTCGTCGCGACTTACTGCCACCGGATCTCGCCGATGAGCTTATGTTATTGCAAGATAAGGTACCACCTTTTCCTGAACAGCAGGCCAAAGCAAGAATTGAACAACAATTAGGGCAGCCAGTTAGCGATGTCTTTAATGATTTTTCGGCAACGCCATTAGCCTCAGCTTCAATGGCTCAAGTCCACGCTGCGACCTTACCCAATGGAAAGGCAGTGGTCGTTAAAGTCATTCGTCCAGGCATTCGCGCACAACTTAAAAGAGATCTGGCACTGCTCCGTCAACTAGCTTCTTGGGTTGAAAGATATTTTAGTGAAGCAAAACGCTTTAAACCCAAACACGTTGTTTCAGATTATGAAGCAACGATCTATAACGAACTTGATTTACGCACTGAAGCGGCCAACACCTCTCAACTAAAACGCAACTTTGAAAACAGCGAGTTACTGTATATTCCAGAAGTCTATTGGGACTTAACCCGAGAAAAAGTCATGGTTCAAGAGCGGATTTATGGCATTCCAATTTCTGATGTCAACGCTCTCAAAGCAGCCAATACCGATATGCAAGAGCTGGCTCATCGTGGTGTCGAAATATTTTTTACTCAAGTCTTTCGTGATAGCTTTTTTCACGCCGATATGCACCCCGGCAATATATTTGTTGATGTTAGAGATCCCCAGAAGCCGGTTTACATTGGTATCGACTGTGGAATCATGGGCACGCTAGGCGCTAACGATAAGCGCTATCTTGCGGAAAACTTTGTCGCGTTTTTCGACCGTGATTATCGACGCATTGCCGAGCTCCATATCCAATCAGGTTGGATCCCCGCTGAGACGCCGGTTGAAGCATTTGAGTCGGCCATTCGAACCGCATGCGAACCAATTTTTGGTAAACCATTATCAGAAATTTCATTCGGCCACTTTTTAATTCAATTGTTCCAAGTTGCCCGACGTTTTAATATGGAAGTTCAACCCCAGTTGGTCTTGCTCCAAAAAACGCTTTTGTATATTGAAGGTCTTGGACGACAGCTCTATCCAGATTTAGATTTATGGGCGACAGCCAAACCCTTTTTAAAAGACTGGGTCAAACAGCAATATGGCGTAAAAGCGATAGTTCGACGACTTCGAAACAAATGGCCAACTTGGATTGAAGAGTTTCCAGAAATGCCCGAGAAGCTAGCACAGTTTCTTGAGCAGCAAAGCCAAACCAGTGAGCAGCTGGCTCAATTTCAACCGTTAATACAAGTTCAGCAAGCGCGACAGAAAAAAAATAGCCAAAAGCTCAACTGTGCATTAATTGGAACAAGTTTGGCCATACTAGCAACCGGCTTTGTAAGCACTTCACAACCTGCGTTCGCGATAACCAGTGGGGCAATTAGTGCGGTCTTTTTTATCCTTTCTTTAAGCCGTTGA
- the ubiE gene encoding bifunctional demethylmenaquinone methyltransferase/2-methoxy-6-polyprenyl-1,4-benzoquinol methylase UbiE, whose product MSDKTHFGYQTVDVEQKQHKVADVFHSVAAKYDLMNDVMSMGIHRLWKRFTIEMSGVRPGHKVLDLAGGTGDLAMKFADKVGASGQVILADINASMLNVGRDKLIDRGYGGRIEFAQVNAESLPFADNTFDVITIGFGLRNVTDKEKALASMQRVLKPGGRLLVLEFSKPELPLLSKAYDFYSFNLLPKMGKLLVNDSDSYQYLAESIRMHPDQETLKSMMLAAGFDEVDYQNMTGGIVALHRGFKF is encoded by the coding sequence ATGAGCGATAAAACACATTTTGGTTATCAAACCGTCGACGTTGAACAGAAACAGCATAAGGTTGCCGATGTCTTTCATTCTGTCGCCGCCAAGTACGATCTAATGAATGATGTCATGTCGATGGGTATTCATCGTTTATGGAAACGTTTTACCATTGAAATGAGTGGTGTGAGACCCGGACATAAAGTTTTGGACTTAGCCGGTGGAACAGGCGACTTAGCCATGAAGTTTGCAGACAAAGTGGGTGCTAGTGGCCAAGTCATTCTGGCCGATATCAACGCCTCCATGTTAAATGTCGGGCGCGATAAGCTCATCGACAGGGGTTATGGTGGAAGGATTGAATTCGCTCAAGTCAATGCAGAATCACTTCCTTTTGCCGACAATACTTTTGATGTGATCACCATTGGCTTCGGGCTGCGCAATGTTACTGATAAAGAGAAAGCATTGGCCAGCATGCAGCGCGTACTAAAACCTGGCGGTCGATTGCTCGTATTAGAATTCTCAAAGCCAGAATTACCGTTACTCAGCAAAGCTTACGATTTTTATTCTTTTAATTTACTTCCCAAAATGGGTAAATTATTAGTTAACGACAGCGACAGCTATCAATATTTAGCCGAGTCGATTCGAATGCATCCTGACCAAGAAACCTTAAAAAGCATGATGCTAGCGGCTGGCTTTGATGAAGTTGATTATCAGAACATGACCGGCGGCATCGTCGCTTTGCACCGTGGCTTTAAGTTTTAA
- a CDS encoding DUF971 domain-containing protein yields the protein MTQAPLDIKFHQKSQYLEVIFAEHSYQFSAEFLRVYSPSAEVRGHGGGPLKLVAGKKQVRITNLKPVGHYAIQITFDDGHDSGLYTWQTFQELGAQQETLWQNYLNRLQQEHASREPNSEPKFKKIT from the coding sequence GTGACTCAAGCTCCACTCGATATAAAATTTCACCAAAAAAGCCAATATTTGGAAGTGATATTTGCTGAACATAGCTATCAATTTAGTGCTGAGTTTTTACGAGTATACTCACCTTCTGCCGAAGTTCGAGGACACGGCGGTGGTCCGCTAAAATTAGTGGCCGGTAAAAAGCAGGTTCGAATCACTAACCTGAAACCCGTCGGGCACTATGCCATTCAAATTACCTTTGATGACGGCCATGATTCAGGACTGTATACTTGGCAGACCTTTCAAGAACTTGGCGCCCAACAAGAGACCTTGTGGCAGAACTATTTAAACCGACTGCAACAAGAGCATGCTTCGCGCGAACCAAATAGCGAGCCCAAGTTTAAAAAGATAACTTAA
- the tatB gene encoding Sec-independent protein translocase protein TatB: MPFDIGFLELCLVTIVGLVVLGPERLPVAARAIGRWIGKARRAFSSFKQEIDRELQIDELRQQIKQQQQQMDAFMNRPMDEKDA, encoded by the coding sequence ATGCCTTTCGATATTGGTTTTCTAGAGCTCTGCTTGGTAACAATTGTTGGTCTCGTGGTCTTAGGGCCTGAGCGTTTGCCTGTTGCTGCACGCGCTATTGGACGCTGGATTGGAAAGGCCCGCCGCGCCTTTAGCTCGTTCAAACAAGAAATTGATCGCGAGTTACAAATTGACGAACTTCGTCAGCAAATTAAACAACAGCAACAACAAATGGACGCATTTATGAATCGTCCTATGGATGAAAAAGACGCCTGA
- the hslV gene encoding ATP-dependent protease subunit HslV: protein MEQFRGTTIVSVRRKGQVVIGGDGQVSLGNTVMKGNARKVRRLYHNKVLAGFAGGTADAFTLFERFEAKLEMHQGKLLRAAVELAKDWRTDRMLRRLEAMLIVADHEHSFIISGNGDVIEPELEDGGLLAIGSGGAFAQSAAKALLENTDMGAKEIVQASLKIAGDICVYTNQNLTIEVLD, encoded by the coding sequence TTGGAACAGTTTCGAGGAACCACCATTGTCTCAGTCCGTCGAAAAGGACAAGTCGTCATTGGCGGAGACGGCCAAGTATCCCTTGGGAATACCGTAATGAAAGGCAATGCACGCAAGGTTCGCCGGTTATACCACAATAAAGTTTTGGCCGGATTTGCCGGCGGTACTGCCGACGCCTTTACGCTATTCGAGCGTTTTGAGGCCAAGTTAGAAATGCATCAAGGCAAATTACTACGAGCCGCTGTCGAGCTCGCCAAAGACTGGCGTACAGACCGTATGCTACGGCGCTTAGAGGCCATGTTAATCGTGGCAGACCACGAGCATTCATTTATTATTTCTGGCAACGGCGATGTGATTGAACCTGAATTAGAAGATGGCGGATTATTAGCCATTGGATCCGGTGGCGCCTTTGCTCAATCAGCTGCCAAAGCACTGCTCGAAAACACCGACATGGGTGCTAAAGAGATTGTTCAGGCCAGCTTAAAAATTGCCGGTGATATCTGCGTATACACCAACCAAAATTTAACCATCGAAGTCCTTGATTAA
- a CDS encoding ubiquinone biosynthesis accessory factor UbiJ, with product MSSLNLALATVIEKMLNQVIALDSDVLHKAQPLAGKTICLSLTDWELEFWLAFNESPIAGQPIVAVHSRLEHSANVTLSGTSFAFFNMAQQQRGGDAFFTGELHFSGEINTAQTFQAFWQQLDLDWEEALSKYTGDIFAHQAGRSLKQFHQFAKKSFFTFKQNSQEYMTEELLLTPTVSEADTLFSEIDELKSDVSRLEARISVLTNKMSS from the coding sequence ATGAGTAGCTTAAATTTAGCCCTCGCTACCGTGATTGAAAAGATGCTCAATCAAGTGATTGCGCTCGATTCCGATGTCTTGCATAAAGCTCAGCCATTGGCTGGAAAAACCATATGTCTCTCTCTTACTGACTGGGAACTTGAGTTTTGGCTAGCGTTTAATGAGTCGCCCATTGCCGGACAACCCATTGTAGCGGTCCACAGTCGCCTAGAGCACAGTGCCAATGTAACACTCAGTGGCACCAGCTTCGCTTTTTTTAATATGGCACAACAACAACGCGGCGGTGATGCATTTTTTACCGGTGAGCTACACTTTAGCGGTGAAATTAACACGGCCCAAACCTTTCAAGCATTTTGGCAACAGTTGGATCTAGACTGGGAGGAAGCTTTATCCAAATACACCGGTGATATCTTTGCTCATCAGGCAGGTCGATCACTCAAGCAGTTTCATCAGTTTGCCAAAAAAAGCTTTTTTACCTTTAAGCAAAACAGTCAAGAATACATGACCGAAGAGTTACTATTAACGCCAACGGTCAGCGAAGCAGACACGCTATTTTCTGAGATCGATGAACTAAAATCTGATGTCAGCCGCTTAGAAGCTAGAATTTCAGTCTTAACTAATAAAATGAGTTCATAG
- a CDS encoding histidine triad nucleotide-binding protein: MSDCLFCKIIAGEIPSKQVYQDEQLVVFHDIAPKAPTHVLVVPRKHIHSLAEANADDSELMSHIMLTLPKLAQQHGLNDGFRTVLNTGKGGGQEVFHIHFHLLGGGPMPFA; this comes from the coding sequence ATGAGTGACTGCTTATTCTGTAAAATCATTGCTGGTGAAATACCATCAAAGCAGGTGTATCAAGATGAACAGCTAGTGGTCTTTCACGATATTGCTCCTAAGGCCCCTACTCATGTGTTGGTTGTTCCTCGTAAACATATACACAGTCTGGCTGAAGCTAACGCAGACGACAGTGAATTAATGTCACATATTATGCTTACACTACCCAAGCTTGCGCAGCAGCATGGCCTGAACGATGGTTTCAGAACCGTTTTAAATACCGGAAAAGGCGGTGGACAAGAAGTTTTTCATATACATTTTCACCTCCTCGGTGGCGGGCCAATGCCTTTCGCCTAA
- a CDS encoding DUF4442 domain-containing protein has translation MKRKLNAIWLKRLFNIWPPYLGAGLKVLEITEQWDYARVKLRKGRLNSNYFGTAYGGSLYSMTDPFYALLLVNQLGRDYIVWDKGATIKYIRPGTTDVYCEFKLSPEKVLEIKQLTDQQEKYEPEFEVDIFDANQQLVAKVTKILHVRRKR, from the coding sequence ATGAAACGTAAACTCAACGCCATCTGGTTAAAACGACTTTTCAATATTTGGCCTCCCTACTTAGGCGCTGGATTAAAAGTTTTAGAGATCACTGAACAATGGGATTACGCCAGAGTTAAACTTCGCAAAGGACGTCTTAACAGCAATTATTTCGGTACCGCTTATGGCGGCTCGCTTTACTCTATGACTGATCCATTTTACGCCTTGTTATTAGTGAACCAGTTAGGCCGCGATTATATTGTTTGGGACAAGGGGGCGACGATTAAATATATTCGACCAGGAACCACCGATGTCTATTGTGAGTTCAAACTCTCGCCAGAAAAAGTGTTAGAAATAAAACAACTCACCGACCAACAAGAAAAGTACGAACCTGAATTCGAAGTAGACATCTTCGATGCCAATCAGCAGCTAGTTGCTAAAGTGACAAAGATTTTGCACGTTCGCCGTAAACGTTAA